The region AGCTCGGAGGAGGAGAACCACATTCCCGGCAATTCATACACGGGACCTTCTCCTGGAGCAGTAAACCGATAGCCCCCGGAACTCCGATCCCAGACGATGGGGGCGTTGAGGCGGTCCCGCATATACTGGATATCCCTCTTGAATGTGGCCGGTGAAACTCCGAGTTCATCCAGAAACGTACTTGACGAAACAGCACGCCTTGTCCTGAGTAGCCTTTCTATCTTGTAAAACCGCTCCGTTCTGTCCATAGAGCCTCACGAACTTGAAAAAAGCAGTCGCAACGCGAACAATGAAAGAATGGTATTTTTTCCGGGACCCCCAAATATTAAAGAAGAATTTATGAATTATACGATTTAAACGGTGCTGAAGGCAAGGAGGCCTTGGGCGTTGGACGTTGGACCTGCTTTATCCCTCTGGACTCTGGACTGTTTTCCTCCCGCCGGACGGCGGGAGGAAAAACACGTCTCGACTCCGGAATTTATTAGTGTTAAATTCTCACCATTCGACACCCTCTCGTAAACCATTGGAGCATCTCAGATACCGGAGGCCATTTACCCACTGTGACAGAAACCGATTTTAACTCCCTGAACCTTCCGCAGACTGTTCTGAAGGGGATAAAGGACGCCGGGTTTACCGAGATGAGCCCCATCCAGCGCCAGGCCATGCCGATCGCCCTCAGCGGGAAGGACCTCTGCGCCCAGGCTCAGACAGGCACAGGGAAGACCGCGGCCTTCCTGATCAGCCTTTTTTCAGAGATCCTCCAGGGCGGCATCCGGAAAAACGACCCCCGTCCGCAGGCTCTCATTCTGGCCCCCACCCGCGAACTGGCCATGCAGATATACCGGGAGGGGGTTCTCCTGGGTTCCCATACCGGCCTTCGCATGGCCGCGGTATACGGCGGAGAGGGCTTTACCCGGCAGGAAAAGAAGCTCCGTTCCGGGCTTGACCTTGTGGTCGGCACCCCCGGGCGGCTCCTGGATTTTGTCCGCCGGAAAATTCTGGATCTGGGCGGGGTCCGCTACCTGGTCATCGACGAGGCCGACCGGCTCCTGGACCTTGGCTTCTGGGATGAGCTGAAGCATATCCTTCGACGTCTGCCCCCCGTTAAATCCCGACAGTCCATGCTCTTTTCGGCGACCCTCGACGGAAGCACCCGGAAGATTGTCAGCGGCCACATGAACCATCCGGTAAACATAGCAATCCACCCCGAGAGGATCACGGCCAAAGGGATAGATCAGACCGTCTATCACGTGGATCAGGACTTCAAGTTCCGTCTGCTTCTGGGAATCCTTGCCAGGGAGGAAATCCCCAAGGGGCTCATCTTCACCAACATGAAGATCACCGCGGCGTGGGTGGCAAAAAAACTGGAGGAAAACGGTTTCGGGAAGGTGGGGCTTCTCACCGGCGACATGAGGCAGCCCATGCGAAACCGGGTCCTGGAGCGTTTCAAGGAAGGAAAGGTGCCCCTCCTTGTTGCTTCCGATGTGGCCTCAAGGGGTCTGCACATCGACGACGTGACGCACATCATCAACTACGACGTCCCCCAGGACCCGGAGGATTATGTCCACCGGATCGGCCGCACCGCCAGAGCGGGCAAAAAAGGAAAAGCATACACCCTCGCCTGCGACAGATACTGCTGGTCACTCCCCGACATCGAAAAGCTGCTCACCCATCCGCTCCCCTACCAGGTTCCCTATGAGAAAGATTACGGGGTGGACAGGACTCCCGAATTTACCATCAGAAAAATGATAAGGGAGGAAGGAAGGAAAAAAAGGAAACCCGCCGGGGAACACTCCACCGGGAAACGCAGCTTCAAGAGCCGCGGGAGAAATCGTCCTGGCCGCTGACCGGAAACGCATCCCCGCATTGCGCGCGATCATCATCCTGGCCACGGTCCTGGCAGCCGGTTGTGCAGGCGTACCCTCACAGCGCCCTCCCCTGTGGGATGCGGAGGCCTATCCCATAGCCGCCGTCCTTCCGATCCGCATGGTGATAAAAACCGGAGTGCCCCCGTTCACTTCCGACAACACGGATCTGTCCAACGAGATGGGGGCTGTGATCCACCAGGCGTTGTCGGCCGTCATGGTCTACCGGGGCTACGAGGTTCTCGCGCCCCTCGACATCGAGGAGCGCCTGGGAAAGGACCGGAAACTTTCGGAAGCATTCATGGACCTGGCGATGTCCGCAGGGATCGCGCCCGGGGGCTCACCACCCGGCTACAGTTCGGGAGGATCCCTGAAGTCGGCTGAAACAGTGGCATCCGCCCTGGGCGCCGACCTGCTGGTCCTGGCCTACGGGGACGGGGAATACCACAGTGCCGGCGAATCAATTATCCAGGGAATACTTACGGGTATGATCACAAAGGGGGAACGTCAATACCGGGAACCGCCATCCTACCTTTCGGTGCATATGATATTTGTGGACCCCGGTCTGGATCGACCTATTGCCGGTCTTTACTCCGGAAGAATGCCGTTCATCAAGGACCCCGTCAGGCTGGCACGGGCGCTGGACGACAGGACGAAAAGGATTCCAACATTTCATCTCACGCCCGCTCGCCACACAAAAAACGTGACTCGCTAAAGCCGCCAAGGACGCCCCTCGACAGGCTCGGGACTTCGCAGAGAAAAAATGTTCCCCCTCACTTCGGTCCTCTCCCTTTATACGTCCTCCGTCCACCTGGCCACCTTGCCGGATTTCTCCTCGACAGCCCTGAGAAGGGAAGCCTCTGCTATCTCCATGAGCCTATCGGTGGTCGAAGCGTCATCGGGATAACCGGCAACTGCGGCGCTTAATTCCAGGGACTCGGCGCCTTTCACCGATGCGGCCTTCTTCAATACTCCCCCGAGGATTCGGGATACGACCATAACACCATGGACCACATCCAGCTCAGGGAAGATGATGGAGAATATCGACGGGCTGTACCTTCCCATGGTGTCGAAATCACGACATTCATCCTTCAGCAATGCCGCAATTTCGCCAATGACCCTGTCGGCAGCGACAGGGCCTTTTTCGGCAAGGTACGCCTCCCATCCCCCCACCGAGACGAGGGCCAAGGTCAGAGGCCGGCGCGCCCTCCTGCCCCTCGACAGTTCCCGGGCCAGGGAACCGTGAAACCCGGCATACATGAGGAAACCGGTTACGGGATCATGATCCATCGCCACCTCCGGATGAGGAAAGTCTCATGTGCGTATTTTACTGCACGGGTTTGTATCCCTTGGGCGGAGACCCGTCGTAGGGATGAAGGGTCAAATCGACACCCTCCAGGAATGTTCCGTCCTTGACAACCACCGAGTGGTCGTCGGAACCTTCGTATCGGGCGAACGGCTCTCCTTGTACAGGGACTTTCATGGCAAAAAACCTGCCGGCCAGCCAGTAGCGCCCCCCGGCCGGAAGATAGAGGGTATAGTTGCCTTCATCGTCCGTCAGGGTCGACGCAAAGTCGGGCAGGCGATACATGTCATCGTTCTTATAACCCATGACGAAGGTCCCCGGTATGTGTTCCCCGTTCTCGTCGAGAAGGACCCGGCCCCATGCACCTGACTTCTTTACCTTTTTCTTTTTGGCGGCACAGATCCCGGCATCGGGAGCAGCCATCACCGAGCCAACGACAAACACCACCATCACGATGAGGTGAACGGCTCTCGTCCATCTGCCCATATCCCCCCCCTTATTCAGTCTATTGAGTGAACGTAGCCTCGACAGCCTTATCCGCCAGGGTGATTACCACCGGTTTTGTAAGGTCGTAATCCTTGTCCAGGTAAAGGTACCCCTGATAAACATACCCTTTTTCCGGGGAACCATCGTCACACAGGTACTTCCTGACAAGACACAAGACGGGGCGGGATACATGATCGTCCTGGGTGAAGTTGAAGGGCTTGAAGAAGAAATACTTTTGCGTGCACTGAATCTGCCAGAGGATGACGCGTCCATCGCCTCCGACTTTCCTGAGAACATCCAGTTCCGCCTGGGGATCGTAGGAGAAAGTGATCTCCACGTCCTGCCGGCCGGCCGGGTTTTTGATGATGTAGGCGACATCACTCAGGGATGGGGAGGGGAGAAGGGGCACAGCGACAGCAATTATCGCTGTAAAAATCCACACATGACAATGCCTCAAAATCCTCACTTCCATTCCTTTCCCCCCGTTTAAGGATATCTCAAGGAATATCGTGAGTCAACTTGAAGATGTGGCTCTTGAAGATAATGAGTACCTGGATAAATACCGGAACAGGTAAAAGCTTATTTAACACAGAAGGGTACACAGAGGGTCATTGGGTTGCCCCCCTCCCTCGAGGGGAGGGGTTGGGGGAGGGTGACACATTTCACCCCCACCTCTATCCTCCCCCCTCAAGGGGGAGGAAGATTATGAGGTACGCATTAACCGGATGAACCTTAATTTCTTTGTCAAACCCGCTTAAAAAACCCTGTCTGCCAAGCCGGGGCTTTACGCGAAGGTTGGTGGCGCAGTCTGCAAACGGCTTCGCTCTATTTGAAGATGGGCAGATGAAGGATCCACTCCACCTCGAAGAGTTCGCCCGCAGTGCCAAGCCCAAGGAGGAGAACGTACAGGACGAGCAGCCCGAGGAGGAAATTCTCCTTGTTCCTGCCGAACCAGCCGGCGGGGACGGGGGGTGGAGTATCGGTCCCGGCGAAACCCTCGGGGCCGGTCGGAGAAACCATGACGGGGGCCTCATCCACCGTTTCCACGCGCTTTTCTTCCTGCGGGAGGACCAGTTCCTCATCCGGGATCTGCTCACCGACATCTTCAACCATTCCATCGGCCGCCCGGGGGGCGCCGCCGGTGTCCTCAGCAGCCTTTCGCTGTTTTTTTATCTGCCTGCGCCGTTTGGCCATATCGCTACCTCGAAACAAACAACAGTCCAGAGTCCAGAGTCCAGAGTCCAGAGTACGAACAAATTTTATCATCTACCGGACATCTCTTCCAGTGTCTTCAGGGCATTTCCCCCCGCCTCGGTGTGAAAGCTCCCGACATAGGTCCGAAGCGCCGGAATCGCGGTGATATCCTCCATCTCAGCGATAATGGACACAACTTCATCCTTGAGTGAGATCGTCTGAAGAGGGGAGATAAGAACCTCCATAAGCATCCGCAGCGCCGGAGGACCTATTTTCAGGATGGAGGCCCGGGCCTCCGGGCCAAGTCCGGGATCAGAGAGCCTCCTGACCAGCAGCGGAACGGCGGATTCGTCGCCGTATTCCCCGAAAAAACGGATGGCCTTCACTGGTTCCGATCCGAACTCCAGTTCATGCTCCCACTTCCGGAACAGGCTTATACGATGTTTGCATTTCCCGGCAAGCTCGCCGTCGGGATACCTGGCGATAAAATCCTGGCAGGCATAAACCCTGTCCTTTTCGACTGCATCGAGATAAAGCCGGGCCTCGGTCATCCCCGATATGAGCGGGTTTTCAGGATAGTTTTTCAAAAAGCGCCTGAACGAATCCTCGCCGCCTCCCTCAACGGCCTTTAAAAAAGCAAGTCTCTCCTCCCTGGCGTTTTTTTCAACCGCATCTTCTGATCCACTGACAACTTTATTGTCGTAATTCTCGAGCGCAACGGTCTTCCCGGGAGGATTGACCTTCCTGACCTTCAGGTCCGCCCGGGATGCAGCCGGGAGGACCAGAACCAGGAGAAGAATCATGAGGGTTGTGGTCCTGCTGCCCCCATTTCCACCCTTTCCCGGAGGCGAAGGAACGATGCGGCGCGAGACAAGGGGCTGGGCAACCACCCCGATCAGCATTAAGACCGCAAACGTCCATCTCCCTCCCAATACCAGGGTACATAGAGCGGCCCCCACCGCCGAGGTGAGGATCAGCGCGAATACGGACTCAAAAAGGACAAAAAGGACGGCGGCGGTCAGACCCGCGAGAAGTTCCATGGGTCCAAAGCCCTGCACATGAAACACCGATGGGCCCGGCGGGGACCCGGACCAGAGTGAAAGGGCCGCACGATAAAGTACGGCGCCGGCGCCAAGCCCTGCCAGAAAGGCAAGAATTTTCCGGAAGCGGGTGGCTAGAAACATCCCGATGAGTATGAATATCGAAAAGATCAGAACAGTGGCAGCCATTGGATGCTTTGACAGGCCATTCAGGCCCAGAAGGGCATCCCTGGAAGCGAGGCCGCCGGCAATGCCGGCCACAGCCCCGAGTATGTGAAAGAAATACCTGTAGACAGAAAGGCCGAAGGCCAGCAGGAACACTCCTACCAGCAGCATCGAAATGGGCACCGGGTCCAAATCAGGGCTCCGGGTCAACAACAAAGAGAAAGCCGAGCTCCAGGTGCCGGGCGTCGGGCTTCCTGCGGTCGGCGCTTCTGAAGGACTCCAGGGGCATAGGCTTTTCGAGGGGTTCGATAGCGCCGATCATCATCCTGGAGTGGATCAGGTATCGATTCCCATCCACGGGATCGTTGAAGAGCTCCGGCTCTCTGTAGGTCGTAAGGCCGGTGATCCGTATCCAGAAGGACACCACTCCGCCGTCGCCATTGGACACGTAAAGAAAAAGGCGAAAAAACCCTCTCACGACAATCTGGCGTAACAGCCTGTCACCAACGTCGAGGATGTTGGTGTAGCTCCAACCCAGTTCGTGGGGCCCATGTTCAAACAGGTACCTGCGGCGGCGCTCCACCCCCATGGAAGCCGCGCTTTCAATAAGCGCCAAATGGATCGGGGTTTCAGACATTGCTTATTTTTGGCGCCCAGAGGGACATCTGGGATGTGTTCTCACGGGGAAATGAAACGGGATATTCACCCGAGAAACAGGCCCGGCAGAAGGCGGCCTTGTCCATGGGCCCATCCCACCCGACAGATTCCACCATTCCCTTCATGCTCAGATAGCCGAGCGAGTCGGCCGTTATATATTTCCGGATCTCCTCCACAGTGTGGCTGGATGCGATAAGTTCATTGTGCGTGGGGGTGTCGATGCCGTAATAGCACGGGCTGATTGTGGGAGGCGAACTGATCCGAATATGGACCTCCGCCGCCCCCGCGTCCCTCACCATCTTGACGATTTTACGGCTGGTTGTTCCCCTGACGATGGAATCGTCGATGAGGACAACTTTTTTGCCCATGACCGCCTCCCTGCATGTGTTCAACTTCAGCTTAACCCCGAAATGACGAATGGACTGGGTCGGTTCGATGAAGGTCCTGCCGATGTAATGGTTGCGTATCAGGCCCATCTCAATAGGAATACCCGTACCCTCGGAAAAACCAACCGCTGCCGGAACCCCGGAGTCAGGCACCGGTATGACAACATCGGCCTGGACCGGAGCCTCTTTGGCCAGAAGGCGTCCGAGATTTTTCCTCACCATGTAGACGTTTTTTCCATCCAGCGTACTGTCGGGCCGGGCGAAGTAGACATACTCGAATATGCACGGGGAGGTCTTCATCTTCGGGAAGGGGAAAAAGGAGTGCATGCCGCTGTCGTCAACAGTCACCACCTCTCCGGGCTCAACATCACGGACGAACTCGGCCTCGATGAGATCCAGGGCGCAGGACTCCGAGCTGAAAACGTAGGCATCTCCCAACCTTCCGATGCACAGGGGTCTGAACCCCCGGGGGTCCCTGACCGCCACGATCCGTTTTTCAGTCATAAAAAGAAGGGAGTAGGCGCCTCTGACCTGATAGAGGGCCTCGATCACCCGATCCATTACCTGGGGCGCTTTGGATCGAGCAACAAGATGGATAAGGACCTCCGTGTCAGAGGATGACTGGAAAATTGCCCCATTTTCCTCCAGCTCTCTTTTCAGGTAGGGGGCGTTGACAAGGTTTCCGTTATGGGCCACCGCGAGCCCCCCGCGGGAGTAGGTTACCGCTATGGGTTGAATGTTCTCG is a window of bacterium BMS3Abin14 DNA encoding:
- the rhlB gene encoding ATP-dependent RNA helicase RhlB, coding for MTETDFNSLNLPQTVLKGIKDAGFTEMSPIQRQAMPIALSGKDLCAQAQTGTGKTAAFLISLFSEILQGGIRKNDPRPQALILAPTRELAMQIYREGVLLGSHTGLRMAAVYGGEGFTRQEKKLRSGLDLVVGTPGRLLDFVRRKILDLGGVRYLVIDEADRLLDLGFWDELKHILRRLPPVKSRQSMLFSATLDGSTRKIVSGHMNHPVNIAIHPERITAKGIDQTVYHVDQDFKFRLLLGILAREEIPKGLIFTNMKITAAWVAKKLEENGFGKVGLLTGDMRQPMRNRVLERFKEGKVPLLVASDVASRGLHIDDVTHIINYDVPQDPEDYVHRIGRTARAGKKGKAYTLACDRYCWSLPDIEKLLTHPLPYQVPYEKDYGVDRTPEFTIRKMIREEGRKKRKPAGEHSTGKRSFKSRGRNRPGR
- the cph2_2 gene encoding phytochrome-like protein cph2, whose translation is MDHDPVTGFLMYAGFHGSLARELSRGRRARRPLTLALVSVGGWEAYLAEKGPVAADRVIGEIAALLKDECRDFDTMGRYSPSIFSIIFPELDVVHGVMVVSRILGGVLKKAASVKGAESLELSAAVAGYPDDASTTDRLMEIAEASLLRAVEEKSGKVARWTEDV
- the purF gene encoding amidophosphoribosyltransferase precursor: MNNQMLCSNDKFQDECGVFGVWGHTESANLTYLGLYALQHRGQECAGIAATDGVKIFRHGEMGLVNDIFTPSVLEKLPGKVAIGHNRYSTSGESLPENIQPIAVTYSRGGLAVAHNGNLVNAPYLKRELEENGAIFQSSSDTEVLIHLVARSKAPQVMDRVIEALYQVRGAYSLLFMTEKRIVAVRDPRGFRPLCIGRLGDAYVFSSESCALDLIEAEFVRDVEPGEVVTVDDSGMHSFFPFPKMKTSPCIFEYVYFARPDSTLDGKNVYMVRKNLGRLLAKEAPVQADVVIPVPDSGVPAAVGFSEGTGIPIEMGLIRNHYIGRTFIEPTQSIRHFGVKLKLNTCREAVMGKKVVLIDDSIVRGTTSRKIVKMVRDAGAAEVHIRISSPPTISPCYYGIDTPTHNELIASSHTVEEIRKYITADSLGYLSMKGMVESVGWDGPMDKAAFCRACFSGEYPVSFPRENTSQMSLWAPKISNV